ACAAAGTTGGTGTTTTTAGAAAAATAAGTATCCATGAGGACCTGTGTTTCGTAAGAATTGGATGATAGATCGCAATTTGTGCACAGTATAGCAGGAATCATTTCTTCTTGCATAGCGGTAATAACATGCAAAAGCTTTGGAGAAATATCTATGTTGTCCCTTGGTGCTTGAACTACATAAAGATGTCCAAGAGGACCATTTGCATCTTGGATAATGACATCAAGATAGTCATCATTGACTTGGATTTCAGTCAACGGATATTTACTAGCAATTAACATGCCTCCGGTGTACTGATCTGAAGGGGATAGATCAAGGCGTATATTACAAGGTCTAAAGTAAATAATATGATCGTACGCATGTCCCAGTAGTAATTGATATACCTCATAAACATCATCATAGAATATTTCTTGGATGCATAAAATATCTACATTTGTTGGAAGGGAATCTTTTGCTAAATTTACAGTTGAAAGGGTAGTTGCAGATAGTTCGTTGTTTTGGCAGATTTTTTCGTTTGAGCTGTTTGATACCCAATTGTGTATGTATTTGGCTCCTTTATTTTGAATATAACCCTCAGCAATAACGGATCGAAAAGACGTTATGGAGTCATCTTTTCTCTCCTGCTTAGCAGCGCTGAGAAGAATATGAGAGAGGTTGTCGTTTTGAGAAAGGTCAAGAGCTATGGCTCGAAGCTCTTCAAGAGCCCAAGTTGCCATCTCACTTTCTTCGGGTACATTGGACTTAGTAGCTTCATGTAACATGTTGAATTGCTTGTATATCTGA
The sequence above is drawn from the Chlamydiales bacterium genome and encodes:
- a CDS encoding endonuclease/exonuclease/phosphatase family protein; amino-acid sequence: MKFLFILFCLFGITSQIQATTPEEIETSLNNIKVAATKTVEFILSTPSDQQTFENSLYLWNKLSSQIYKQFNMLHEATKSNVPEESEMATWALEELRAIALDLSQNDNLSHILLSAAKQERKDDSITSFRSVIAEGYIQNKGAKYIHNWVSNSSNEKICQNNELSATTLSTVNLAKDSLPTNVDILCIQEIFYDDVYEVYQLLLGHAYDHIIYFRPCNIRLDLSPSDQYTGGMLIASKYPLTEIQVNDDYLDVIIQDANGPLGHLYVVQAPRDNIDISPKLLHVITAMQEEMIPAILCTNCDLSSNSYETQVLMDTYFSKNTNFVQFNCLDLLIETALATAYQPFTTSGCKTYGRRGGEGHGNYSNNGDTHGYSNHGNYNNHDNYNSGKDSGQNSGRTDVYMRYDTEEGTSAGAKISTSGSSDSGCGYSLSLDGTMTRDPNGHISGTINGKGSWTY